Within the Gorilla gorilla gorilla isolate KB3781 chromosome 15, NHGRI_mGorGor1-v2.1_pri, whole genome shotgun sequence genome, the region ggggaagagggagcACCAGGAACAGCGCCTGCGCGGTGGGCGTGATCCGGGCACTTAGGGCAGGATGAACGCTGCTTTCCAAGATGGCGacggagggaggagggaaggagatgaACGAGATTAAGACCCAATTCACCACCCGGGAAGGTCTGTACAAGCTGCTGCCGCACTCGGAGTACAGCCGGCCCAACCGGGTGCCCTTCAACTCGCAGGGATCCAACCCTGTCCGCGTCTCCTTCGTAAACCTCAACGACCAGTCTGGCAACGGCGACCGCCTCTGCTTCAATGTGGGCCGGGAGCTGTACTTCTATATCTACAAGGGGGTCCGCAAGGTACCGACCCGGGCGTCACCGGAGCCAGCCAGCGGCGTAGGCAGAGGCCGGGAGCAGGGCGGTGACAGTGGGGCCAGGGTGACCGAGAGGGGTGGCCGTCGCTCTTACTTTTGAGTGGGCCGGTAACTCCACTGGGGTACTCCTGAGGAGAGGGGATTCAGGAGTAAGGAGGGTGGTGGCGGTGGCGTTTCgaaggggtgggggcagtggaAAGGGACCGTGGGGCGCGGGGGTTCTGGCTGGGAGGCTCCCGGGGGAGCCGGCTGCGTCCCCTCCAGCCTGGTCCATCAGGCTCTGACATGGCCAGGGAGCGGGCCTGCGAGTCCCCGGAAGAGGTGAGGTGGCCGTCTTGTCTGCTTCGATTGCCTCGCCTCCCTGGAGGGTTGGAAGTCTCGCCCTGGGTTAGAGAACAGGGACGCAAGACGGCTTAACAAGATCTCTGTAAGGCGGAACCGGGGCCGGGAAGCGGAGGATTGAGACTAGGTCAGAAAGAACCTGCTCGGCACGCAGGGCTACTCCACCTGCTGCCGCACTGACACTTCCTAGGAGCCTCTCCTGGTGTTAACATTTCTATTTCCAAAAACATCCGCGGGAGGACGGCTGTCACTGTCTCCGCCGTGGGGACCTTCTGAAAGATTGTTAAGGAGAGTCATCTTGTCCCTTGTAGTATGCGAAGGGCTGAGTACTACAGTTGAAATGATGTTTCCAGTGAACTAAGCTGGTTCAGAGGGGTTGTGTGAGAGTGCCCAGATTAATCTTGTCCAACAAGTCAGACTGTGTCCCAAACAGGGAGTGATATGCTTTAAAAGCTGCTTTAAAGGGACCATCCTTCTTGGCGGGCGAGTTACCGGTAATTCTGTGAAACATGTAAGCATCCTTTAAAAGTATCTCTTTAAAAGCAGCCATTTATTAGAGTTTTTCTTTCATTGGCTGTGTAACTATGTTTTCACTGAGAATTGCTTATTTTTGAGATTGTAGTCTTTGACTTGATGTCATGGAAGAATGAGGAAATTAATGCATCCCACAGCACCTCCAAATAGGACAAGGTGATAAAAGATTAAGTCGTAAATGCATGTTAgcatgaaaataaattgttcatATTGAAGAGTGAACATTCTTCAGGATTGAATATAGCCAGATCCAGTACAGGATTTTCGCTTGTTACAAGAGCTAGGGAAATGACAGTGGTATCTAAATGTAGCAAAGTTGTTTCTTTCATTCAGGGTgaatcttttttattagtctttatGATAATAAGTGTACCACTGTACCACTGTATTTAGGGTATGCTGTTGGAAGTTGTTAAGGGTAAATcgcttgaccttttttttttcctcgttTGGAATTGCAAAAGCTCGAAGTAGTCTTCAGTCTAGGGGCTGAAGTTTTACTCCTACTCCCAACTTTGTCACTGACTTGTTgggtgaccttggataagttatttaacttctattTGCACCTCTTTAAAAAGGGAATGTTACAGTGCACGTtgtaattaataatataataatcataATGAACTTTAAGGCCCTGAAACACTCAGTAGATGTAAAATATAGTTAAATACTAACTGTCAAATAAGAAGCTGCCGTCTTGACATTGATAATCAGAGTGAAAGGACCAGTTTTGTCTCAGAAAATTAAGTTTAGaattttaagttataaaaatttctatttatataaaaatacgaTGTGCTTAAAAACTAAATTCACTAACTAGCAATTATTAATGTAGgaattacttaaaaattttttttctttgaaatgttatGACTTCCGAAGCATCCTAATGGCAGACCTTATCTGGATCTGGTAGCCCTGTTTTACATCATAAAGACAGGTTTCTTGCCTGGAAGTATCATTACAGTAGTGTTCCCTTTTAGTGGGATGCTATTCCCTGAAGGGTAAAGGGAGGCAAGGTTTTTAAAACCacaccaaaaaattattttaaacaagatAAATGTGAAATACGTAAATTGCCCTTACCTACATAATTTGAGTGTTTTAACGTTTTTTGGGTAAAATTTCACTTTCATGTGGTAGTATCTTGTAGATACGTTTGCATTGTGTTGCAGATGTTTCTACTCTCTATTAATTgtaacttaaacatttttttccatgaatGAGTTGGCAtttatttgttgttatttctgAGTATAAGTGACTTTTTATGActattttctgatttaaaatataGGAAATACGTTTTCCTTAATTGGAA harbors:
- the WDR20 gene encoding WD repeat-containing protein 20 isoform X13, whose protein sequence is MATEGGGKEMNEIKTQFTTREGLYKLLPHSEYSRPNRVPFNSQGSNPVRVSFVNLNDQSGNGDRLCFNVGRELYFYIYKGVRKTIP